The Paenibacillus sp. RUD330 genome has a segment encoding these proteins:
- a CDS encoding ThuA domain-containing protein has protein sequence MIKLTIWNEFVHEKEHEEVRNVYPDGIHNALAKGLADSGLDIKTATLEEAEHGLSEDVLNNTDVLIWWGHMAHDRVEDAIVERVHKRVMEGMGLIVLHSGHFSKIFKKLMGTGCDLKWREAGERERIWVVDPAHPITAGLPEQFALEQEEMYGEHFDIPAPDELVFVSWFEGGNVFRSGCTFHRGQGKIFYFRPGHETHPTYYDANVLKVISNSVKWAAPSGAAVPVRGQSVPSLEPISPKNV, from the coding sequence ATGATCAAACTGACGATCTGGAACGAATTCGTCCACGAGAAAGAACATGAGGAAGTCCGCAACGTCTATCCGGACGGAATCCACAACGCGCTGGCCAAAGGGCTTGCAGACTCTGGCCTCGACATCAAGACGGCAACGCTCGAGGAAGCGGAGCACGGCCTGAGCGAGGACGTCCTGAACAACACCGACGTCCTGATCTGGTGGGGCCATATGGCGCATGACCGCGTCGAGGACGCCATCGTAGAGCGCGTGCACAAGCGGGTCATGGAAGGCATGGGCCTCATCGTGCTCCACTCCGGCCACTTCTCCAAAATCTTCAAGAAGCTCATGGGCACGGGCTGCGACTTGAAATGGCGCGAAGCCGGCGAGCGCGAGCGCATCTGGGTCGTCGATCCCGCGCATCCGATCACTGCCGGCCTGCCGGAGCAATTCGCGCTGGAGCAGGAAGAAATGTACGGCGAGCACTTCGATATCCCGGCTCCGGACGAGCTTGTGTTCGTGAGCTGGTTCGAAGGCGGCAACGTCTTCCGCAGCGGCTGCACGTTCCACCGCGGCCAAGGCAAGATCTTCTACTTCCGTCCTGGCCACGAGACGCATCCGACCTACTACGATGCCAACGTGCTGAAGGTCATCTCCAACTCCGTCAAATGGGCGGCTCCGTCCGGCGCGGCTGTTCCGGTCCGCGGCCAGAGCGTGCCTTCTCTGGAGCCGATCTCGCCTAAAAACGTCTAA
- a CDS encoding DUF456 domain-containing protein: MTLAIIGWILVVILFLVGMAGTVYPILPGALAIYAAFFVYGLFISFSPFGWMFWTIQTLIVVVLFIADYAVSAWGVKKFGGSRASVVGSTIGLIVGPFVIPAFGLIIGPLAGAMIGELYKIAMDKEPVSGPILKRTFMSGIGAVVGLLSSTAVKIVLQLAMIILFILWLAF, translated from the coding sequence ATGACGCTCGCGATCATCGGATGGATTCTCGTCGTCATCCTGTTCCTTGTCGGCATGGCCGGAACGGTCTATCCGATCCTTCCGGGAGCGCTCGCCATCTACGCGGCCTTTTTCGTCTACGGCCTCTTCATCAGCTTCTCGCCGTTCGGCTGGATGTTCTGGACGATCCAGACGCTCATCGTCGTCGTCCTGTTCATCGCCGATTACGCCGTGAGCGCCTGGGGCGTCAAGAAGTTCGGCGGCTCCCGCGCGTCCGTCGTCGGCAGCACGATCGGACTGATCGTCGGGCCGTTCGTCATTCCGGCGTTCGGCCTCATCATCGGCCCGCTGGCTGGAGCGATGATCGGGGAGCTGTACAAGATCGCCATGGACAAGGAGCCCGTATCGGGACCGATCCTGAAGCGCACCTTCATGTCCGGCATCGGCGCCGTCGTCGGCCTGCTGTCGAGCACGGCAGTGAAGATCGTCCTGCAGCTCGCCATGATCATCCTGTTCATCCTCTGGCTCGCATTCTGA